The Corynebacterium confusum genome has a window encoding:
- the pyrH gene encoding UMP kinase translates to MPETTPEGTNRTGYKRVMLKLGGEMFGGGKVGIDPDVVENVARQIAEVANNGTEIAVVIGGGNFFRGAELSQRGMDRARSDYMGMLGTVMNSLALQDFLKQLGVDCRVQTSINMAQIAEPYLPLRAERHLEKGRVVIFGAGMGMPYFSTDTTAAQRALEIGAEVLFLAKAVDGVYSDDPRTNPDAELYSEITPKEVIEKGLKVADATAFSLCMDNNMPILVFNLLEEGNIARAVAGEQIGTLVQS, encoded by the coding sequence ATGCCTGAGACCACCCCAGAAGGCACAAACAGGACCGGCTACAAGCGCGTAATGCTCAAGCTCGGCGGCGAGATGTTCGGCGGCGGCAAAGTGGGCATCGACCCGGACGTGGTCGAAAACGTGGCCCGGCAGATCGCTGAGGTGGCGAACAACGGCACGGAGATCGCCGTCGTCATCGGCGGCGGCAACTTCTTCCGCGGCGCCGAGCTGTCCCAGCGCGGTATGGACCGCGCCCGCTCCGACTACATGGGCATGCTGGGCACCGTGATGAACTCGCTGGCGCTGCAGGACTTCCTGAAGCAGCTGGGCGTCGACTGCCGCGTGCAGACCTCCATCAACATGGCGCAGATCGCGGAGCCCTACCTGCCGCTGCGCGCCGAGCGCCACCTGGAAAAGGGCCGCGTGGTCATCTTCGGCGCCGGCATGGGCATGCCGTACTTCTCCACGGACACCACGGCGGCGCAGCGCGCGCTGGAGATCGGCGCGGAGGTCCTCTTCCTTGCTAAGGCTGTCGACGGCGTCTACTCCGACGACCCGCGCACCAACCCCGACGCGGAGCTCTACAGCGAGATCACTCCGAAGGAAGTCATCGAAAAGGGTCTCAAGGTCGCGGACGCGACCGCCTTCAGCCTGTGCATGGACAACAACATGCCGATCCTGGTCTTCAACCTGCTGGAGGAGGGCAACATCGCCCGCGCCGTGGCGGGCGAACAGATCGGCACTCTGGTGCAGTCCTAA
- the tsf gene encoding translation elongation factor Ts — translation MANYTAADVKALREATGSGMLDCKKALEESGGDYDKAVELLRIKGAKSVSKRADREATEGLVAVSGNTMVEINCETDFVAKNEDFKAFAAKIAEAAAAAKANSTEELNAVEVDGKAVSTLIDEESAKIGEKLQARRAVTIEGNNVATYLHQRSADLPPAVGVLVAYEGNAEGAHAVALQIAAMNAEYLTREDVPSEIVEKEREIAEATTREEGKPEAALPKIVEGRLNGFYKSVVLLEQASVSDSKKTVKQVAEEAGTTVTGFVRYEVGA, via the coding sequence ATGGCGAACTACACTGCTGCAGACGTCAAGGCACTGCGCGAGGCAACCGGTTCCGGCATGCTCGACTGCAAGAAGGCACTCGAGGAATCTGGCGGCGACTACGACAAGGCCGTCGAGCTGCTGCGCATCAAGGGCGCTAAGTCCGTCTCCAAGCGCGCAGACCGCGAAGCTACCGAGGGCCTAGTGGCCGTGTCCGGCAACACCATGGTCGAGATTAACTGCGAGACCGACTTCGTGGCGAAGAACGAGGACTTCAAGGCTTTCGCCGCTAAGATTGCCGAGGCCGCCGCTGCCGCTAAGGCCAACTCCACCGAGGAGCTCAACGCCGTGGAGGTCGACGGCAAGGCCGTCTCCACCCTGATCGACGAAGAGTCCGCCAAGATCGGTGAGAAGCTGCAGGCTCGTCGCGCTGTGACCATCGAGGGCAACAACGTCGCTACTTACCTGCACCAGCGTTCCGCCGACCTGCCGCCGGCAGTGGGCGTGCTGGTTGCTTACGAGGGCAACGCCGAGGGCGCTCACGCCGTCGCTCTGCAGATCGCCGCTATGAACGCTGAGTACCTGACCCGTGAGGACGTGCCGTCCGAGATCGTGGAGAAGGAGCGCGAGATCGCCGAGGCCACCACTCGTGAGGAGGGCAAGCCGGAGGCTGCCCTGCCGAAGATCGTGGAAGGCCGCCTGAACGGCTTCTACAAGTCCGTCGTCCTGCTGGAGCAGGCTTCGGTCTCCGACAGCAAGAAGACCGTCAAGCAGGTAGCTGAGGAAGCCGGCACCACCGTCACCGGCTTCGTCCGCTACGAGGTGGGCGCCTAA
- the rpsB gene encoding 30S ribosomal protein S2 yields MAVVTMRELLDAGVHFGHQTRRWNPKMRRHIFTDRNGIYIIDLQQTLTYIDEAFEFVKETVAHGGTILFVGTKKQAQEAVAEEAERVGMPYVNHRWLGGMLTNFQTVAKRLKRMKELQAMDAAEDGYKGRTKKEVLMLNRERTKLERVLGGISDMTKAPSALWIVDTNKEHIAVKEAHKLNIPVVAILDTNCDPDDVDYPIPGNDDAIRSTKLLTGIVATAVEEGRKAREERQLAAAKEAAGDSASKEQRDAAEAAAASDPASATEAEQSSEDALKVEGEVQKPEGQQPAGN; encoded by the coding sequence ATGGCAGTCGTAACCATGCGCGAGCTCCTCGACGCTGGTGTGCACTTTGGCCACCAGACCCGTCGCTGGAATCCGAAAATGCGCCGTCACATCTTCACCGACCGTAACGGCATCTACATCATTGACCTGCAGCAGACCCTGACCTACATCGATGAGGCCTTCGAGTTCGTGAAGGAGACCGTCGCACACGGCGGCACCATCCTTTTCGTGGGCACCAAGAAGCAAGCTCAGGAAGCCGTCGCCGAAGAGGCCGAGCGCGTTGGTATGCCGTACGTCAACCACCGCTGGCTGGGCGGCATGCTCACCAACTTCCAGACCGTTGCTAAGCGGCTGAAGCGCATGAAGGAACTTCAGGCCATGGACGCGGCCGAGGACGGCTACAAGGGCCGCACCAAGAAGGAAGTCCTGATGCTCAACCGCGAGCGCACCAAGCTGGAGCGCGTCCTGGGCGGCATCTCCGACATGACCAAGGCTCCGTCCGCACTGTGGATCGTGGACACCAACAAGGAGCACATCGCAGTTAAGGAAGCTCACAAGCTCAACATCCCGGTGGTTGCCATCCTGGATACCAACTGCGACCCGGACGACGTCGACTACCCGATCCCAGGCAACGACGACGCCATTCGCTCCACCAAGCTGCTGACTGGCATCGTCGCCACTGCAGTCGAGGAGGGCCGCAAGGCTCGCGAAGAGCGCCAGCTGGCCGCCGCTAAGGAAGCCGCCGGTGACTCCGCATCCAAGGAGCAGCGCGACGCCGCTGAGGCCGCCGCCGCTTCCGACCCGGCTTCGGCTACCGAGGCTGAGCAGTCCTCGGAGGACGCACTCAAGGTTGAGGGCGAGGTCCAGAAGCCGGAAGGCCAGCAGCCGGCCGGCAACTAA
- a CDS encoding M23 family metallopeptidase, producing MIFSRIVPRILSACCSTTVFLLLLAPPAALAYVDPVSGSPSPGQVLRGFDPPAQRWLAGHRGVDLALAVGSPVRAADDGRVAFAGVVAGKPVVSIDHADGIRTTYEPVHARVRRGEAVTTGQVIGTLGHPHDGKPGLHWGARRGPEDYLDPLSLLGSPVIRLKPL from the coding sequence ATGATTTTTTCACGAATTGTTCCCCGTATCCTGTCCGCCTGCTGTTCAACCACCGTCTTCCTTCTCTTACTCGCTCCCCCGGCCGCCCTGGCCTACGTCGATCCCGTCTCCGGCTCCCCGAGCCCGGGCCAGGTATTGCGCGGCTTCGACCCGCCGGCGCAGCGCTGGCTCGCCGGCCACCGCGGCGTCGACCTGGCGCTTGCGGTCGGCTCCCCGGTCCGCGCTGCCGACGACGGCCGCGTCGCCTTCGCCGGGGTGGTAGCCGGCAAGCCGGTGGTCTCCATCGACCACGCGGACGGCATCCGCACCACCTATGAACCCGTCCACGCCCGGGTCCGCCGCGGCGAGGCCGTCACCACCGGCCAGGTTATCGGCACGCTGGGCCACCCGCACGACGGCAAGCCCGGGCTGCACTGGGGCGCTAGGCGCGGCCCGGAAGACTACCTCGACCCGCTCAGCCTGCTAGGCAGCCCGGTAATTCGCCTCAAGCCACTCTAG
- a CDS encoding tyrosine recombinase XerC yields MTTTPCPAGQLAEAIEDFAEHQRLVEGKSAATVRGYRSDLLDLSRTVGTFAEFRLNALRAWLAEAVSQGKARSTLARRTAAVRAFSTWAQRQGYLDADVAARLVSPKVDKHLPTVLGTTQAGELVGNAVSHNEEEFARDSAILELLYATGMRVAELAGLDCGDVDLARCTARVTGKGNKQRVVPFGHAAADALAHWLDDVRPRMAAVEDALFVGVRGKRIDVRQVRRIVERAGAVTGTPDLSPHGLRHSAATHLLEGGADLRVVQELLGHSSLQTTQVYTHVSAQRLQEVYRQAHPRA; encoded by the coding sequence ATGACTACCACGCCCTGCCCCGCCGGCCAGCTAGCCGAGGCGATCGAGGACTTCGCCGAGCACCAGCGGCTGGTGGAAGGCAAGTCGGCGGCGACCGTGCGCGGCTACCGCTCCGACTTGCTTGACTTGTCCCGGACCGTGGGCACCTTCGCGGAGTTCCGCCTCAACGCGCTGCGCGCGTGGCTGGCGGAGGCGGTCAGCCAGGGCAAGGCCCGCTCCACCCTGGCGCGCCGTACCGCGGCGGTGCGCGCCTTTTCCACCTGGGCGCAGCGCCAGGGCTACCTGGACGCCGACGTGGCCGCGCGGCTGGTCAGCCCCAAGGTAGACAAGCACCTGCCGACGGTGTTGGGCACTACCCAGGCCGGCGAGCTGGTCGGCAACGCGGTCTCCCACAACGAGGAGGAATTCGCTCGCGACAGCGCCATCCTGGAGCTTTTGTACGCCACCGGCATGCGCGTCGCGGAGCTGGCCGGGCTGGACTGCGGTGACGTCGATCTTGCCCGGTGCACCGCCCGGGTCACGGGTAAGGGCAACAAGCAGCGGGTGGTGCCCTTTGGACACGCGGCTGCCGATGCCCTGGCGCACTGGCTCGACGATGTCCGCCCCCGCATGGCCGCCGTCGAGGACGCCTTGTTTGTCGGCGTGCGGGGCAAGCGGATTGATGTGCGGCAGGTCAGGCGCATCGTCGAGCGCGCCGGGGCCGTGACCGGCACGCCGGATCTGTCCCCGCACGGGCTGCGGCACTCGGCGGCGACGCACTTGCTTGAGGGCGGGGCGGACCTGCGCGTGGTCCAGGAGCTGCTCGGGCACTCCTCACTGCAGACCACGCAGGTCTATACGCACGTCTCCGCGCAGCGCCTGCAGGAGGTCTACCGGCAGGCGCACCCGCGGGCGTAG
- the dprA gene encoding DNA-processing protein DprA: MSDFHLRTELDAWVYLNRVVEGPSRHLAALLAEYPVDEVAHGVYHARDWVGPLLRQTVSRRDWLRQDEDLAAARSVGARLITPEDPEWPLDEFARAFGFFGQVAGEAPASFNAEAVAPHSLWVRGGDLGQAVQESVALVGTRAMSRYGYEATQLLTRDLCQHHVTVVSGGALGIDTTAHQQALDSGGLTVAVAACGIDYPYPARNEPLFNAIAARGVMVSEYPPGTTPQRHRFLTRNRLVAALTAGTVVVEASFRSGALNTANWAEALGKVVMAVPGPITGRGSVGCHLRIQEHRAQLVANAEQIRELISPVGQVDAGEQFELDFAASPTQRLSRNELRVFDAVPPSDRAEGARAQDIARDAGMRLPLAIHLLVALEKQQLVRRQGNLWVRDGLAEGY; this comes from the coding sequence ATGTCCGATTTTCACTTGCGCACCGAGCTCGACGCCTGGGTCTACCTGAACCGGGTCGTGGAGGGCCCGTCGCGGCACCTGGCCGCGCTGCTGGCCGAGTACCCGGTCGACGAGGTCGCCCACGGCGTCTACCACGCCCGGGACTGGGTAGGCCCGCTGCTGCGCCAGACCGTCAGTCGGCGCGATTGGCTGCGCCAGGACGAGGACTTAGCGGCCGCCCGTAGCGTGGGTGCCCGGCTGATCACGCCCGAGGACCCGGAATGGCCCCTCGACGAGTTCGCACGCGCCTTCGGCTTTTTCGGCCAGGTGGCGGGGGAGGCTCCCGCCAGCTTCAACGCCGAGGCCGTGGCCCCGCACTCGCTGTGGGTGCGCGGCGGCGACCTGGGGCAGGCCGTGCAAGAGTCTGTCGCCCTAGTTGGCACCCGGGCGATGAGCCGCTATGGCTACGAGGCGACCCAGCTGCTTACCCGCGACCTGTGCCAACACCACGTCACGGTGGTCTCCGGAGGGGCGCTCGGCATTGACACCACCGCCCACCAGCAAGCACTCGACAGCGGCGGGTTAACGGTGGCGGTGGCCGCGTGCGGCATCGATTACCCGTACCCGGCGCGCAACGAGCCGCTGTTTAACGCCATCGCCGCGCGCGGCGTCATGGTCAGCGAATACCCGCCGGGCACTACGCCGCAGCGCCACCGCTTCCTCACGCGCAACCGCCTGGTGGCCGCGCTGACGGCGGGGACCGTGGTGGTGGAGGCGTCGTTTCGCTCCGGAGCGCTGAACACCGCCAACTGGGCGGAGGCGCTCGGCAAGGTGGTCATGGCCGTGCCCGGGCCGATCACCGGCCGCGGGTCGGTGGGCTGCCACCTGCGCATCCAGGAGCACCGCGCCCAGCTGGTGGCGAACGCGGAGCAGATCCGGGAGCTCATCAGCCCAGTGGGGCAGGTGGACGCGGGCGAGCAGTTCGAGCTGGACTTTGCCGCCAGCCCCACCCAGCGCCTGTCGCGCAACGAGCTGCGCGTTTTTGACGCCGTCCCGCCCAGCGACCGCGCCGAGGGAGCGCGCGCCCAGGACATCGCCCGCGATGCCGGGATGCGCCTGCCGCTGGCCATCCACCTACTGGTCGCGCTGGAAAAGCAGCAGCTGGTCCGCCGCCAGGGTAACCTCTGGGTCCGCGACGGGCTGGCAGAAGGGTACTAG
- a CDS encoding YifB family Mg chelatase-like AAA ATPase, whose translation MALGKCYTTALDGVLANVVTVEANIGAGLPGTHVVGLADTAITESRERMRTAVTNSQLRWPKTKIIISMSPASMPKSGSHFDLPMALAILVAAMGPEADLETGIDGASPAGRLASCLVLGELGLDGTVRGVPGVIPALLSARKHGYRTVLIPPDNAAEAALISDMNVLVAPTLERALAWVCGATPLQSAAAAAGPGAHAQASRTPLDFRDVAGQASAKKAAEIAAAGGHHLMMVGPPGSGKSMIAARLPSILPALSTDESVETTAVHSLAGSAGTVIGHAPFIAPHSSVTRAGLLGGGGARVRPGAVSLAHNGVLFLDEVSEIPAAFLDGLRAPLEEGIVRVARARREVSFPARFQLVMAANPCRCGADQASRCRCRSADRQNYLRNISGPLRDRLDIILSLSAQGAVIGSADEEPSAVIAERVAAARERSAARWRSAGLDVRTNAAVPTFWMRREYPATEDAMETLKALLLMGDITQRGIDRALKVAWTLADLAGLEQPDLDLISQALELRQDSTL comes from the coding sequence ATGGCGCTCGGTAAATGCTATACGACCGCCCTGGACGGGGTCTTGGCCAACGTGGTCACCGTCGAGGCCAATATTGGGGCCGGGCTGCCGGGTACCCACGTGGTGGGCCTGGCGGATACCGCCATCACGGAATCCCGCGAGCGCATGCGCACCGCGGTGACCAACTCGCAGCTGCGCTGGCCCAAGACGAAGATCATCATCTCCATGTCGCCGGCGTCCATGCCGAAGTCCGGCTCCCACTTCGACCTGCCCATGGCGCTGGCCATCCTGGTCGCGGCGATGGGACCGGAGGCGGACCTGGAAACAGGCATCGACGGCGCCAGCCCCGCGGGGCGCCTGGCCAGCTGCCTGGTGCTGGGCGAGCTGGGCCTGGACGGGACCGTGCGCGGGGTGCCCGGGGTCATCCCGGCGCTGCTGTCGGCGCGCAAGCACGGCTACCGCACGGTGCTCATCCCGCCGGACAACGCGGCGGAGGCCGCGCTCATCTCTGACATGAACGTGCTGGTTGCACCGACGCTTGAGCGGGCGCTGGCGTGGGTCTGTGGGGCGACTCCGCTGCAGTCGGCCGCCGCGGCGGCCGGGCCGGGCGCGCACGCACAGGCGTCGCGCACGCCGCTGGATTTCCGGGACGTGGCCGGCCAGGCGTCGGCGAAGAAGGCCGCGGAGATCGCGGCGGCCGGCGGCCACCACTTGATGATGGTCGGCCCGCCCGGCTCCGGCAAGTCCATGATCGCGGCGCGCCTGCCCAGCATCCTGCCGGCGCTGAGCACCGACGAATCCGTCGAGACGACCGCCGTCCACTCGCTGGCGGGATCGGCCGGGACGGTCATCGGGCACGCGCCGTTTATCGCCCCGCACTCCTCGGTGACGCGGGCGGGTCTGCTCGGCGGCGGGGGAGCACGCGTGCGCCCCGGCGCGGTCAGCCTGGCCCACAACGGCGTGCTCTTCCTCGACGAGGTCTCCGAAATCCCCGCCGCCTTCCTGGACGGCCTGCGCGCGCCGCTGGAGGAGGGCATCGTGCGCGTGGCCCGGGCGCGCCGGGAGGTCAGCTTCCCCGCGCGCTTCCAGCTGGTCATGGCCGCCAACCCGTGCCGCTGCGGGGCCGACCAGGCCTCCCGTTGCCGGTGCCGCTCCGCCGACCGGCAGAACTACCTGCGCAACATCTCCGGCCCGCTGCGCGACCGCCTGGACATCATCCTGAGCCTGAGCGCCCAGGGGGCGGTCATCGGCAGCGCGGACGAGGAGCCCTCCGCCGTCATCGCCGAGCGGGTGGCCGCGGCCCGGGAGCGATCCGCGGCTCGGTGGCGGAGCGCCGGCCTGGATGTCCGCACCAACGCCGCGGTGCCGACGTTTTGGATGCGGCGGGAATACCCGGCGACCGAAGACGCGATGGAAACGCTCAAGGCCCTGCTGCTGATGGGGGATATCACCCAGCGCGGCATCGATAGGGCGCTGAAGGTGGCCTGGACGCTCGCGGACCTGGCCGGCCTTGAGCAGCCGGACTTGGATTTGATCTCGCAGGCGCTGGAGCTGCGGCAGGACTCCACGCTCTAA
- a CDS encoding YraN family protein, whose amino-acid sequence MHTAYTRNHALARRGEAYAAQFYRRRGGQVLAHNVHYAVGEIDLIVLAGETVIFVEVKTRSRRDFGVAEAVGPRKLARLRKAARLWLKDKPFTQVRFDVVALVTCGEGFELEHYPGVDDGAR is encoded by the coding sequence ATGCACACCGCCTATACACGCAACCATGCCTTAGCCCGCCGCGGGGAGGCCTACGCGGCGCAGTTCTACCGCCGCCGCGGCGGCCAAGTCCTAGCCCACAACGTCCACTACGCGGTCGGGGAGATTGACCTTATCGTGCTGGCGGGCGAAACCGTCATTTTCGTCGAGGTCAAAACCCGCAGCCGGCGCGACTTCGGCGTCGCCGAGGCCGTGGGCCCGCGCAAGCTGGCGCGCCTGCGCAAGGCGGCGCGGCTGTGGTTGAAGGACAAACCTTTCACGCAGGTGCGCTTCGACGTCGTGGCGCTGGTGACCTGCGGCGAAGGCTTTGAGCTCGAGCACTACCCGGGGGTCGATGATGGCGCTCGGTAA
- a CDS encoding DUF2469 domain-containing protein, whose product MSAEDLDNYEAEVELSLYREYRDVVSQFSYVVETERRFYLANAVELIPHTSGADVYYEVRMSDAWVWDMYRAARFVRYVRVITYKDVNIEELDKPDFVLPD is encoded by the coding sequence GTGAGTGCCGAGGACCTGGACAACTACGAGGCTGAAGTCGAGCTGTCGCTCTACCGCGAATACCGCGACGTGGTCAGCCAGTTTTCCTACGTGGTCGAGACCGAACGACGCTTCTACCTGGCGAACGCGGTAGAGCTCATCCCGCACACCTCCGGCGCGGACGTTTACTACGAGGTGCGCATGTCGGACGCCTGGGTCTGGGACATGTACCGCGCGGCCCGCTTCGTGCGCTACGTCCGCGTTATCACCTACAAGGACGTCAACATCGAGGAGCTCGACAAGCCCGATTTCGTGCTGCCCGATTAA
- a CDS encoding ribonuclease HII, producing the protein MRALKQLRTYEVALSKAGLGPVAGVDEAGRGACCGPITIAACVLPERIIPELSTLTDSKKLTLRARERLYPIIQDCARAFAVVHIGPAAIDRRGIQHANVSGMRRAVALLDVRPGYVLTDALKVPGMPCPQLPMTGGDAAARCIAAASVLAKVSRDRLMAELDEHYPGYGLAGHKGYGTAAHTRAIEELGVNPQHRLSYANVAAAQRKYLGAP; encoded by the coding sequence GTGCGGGCGCTGAAACAGTTACGGACCTACGAGGTTGCGCTTTCCAAGGCGGGCCTGGGGCCGGTCGCGGGCGTGGACGAGGCCGGCCGCGGGGCGTGCTGCGGGCCGATCACCATCGCCGCGTGCGTGCTGCCGGAGCGAATCATCCCGGAGCTGTCCACCCTGACTGATTCCAAGAAACTCACCCTGCGGGCGCGCGAGCGGCTTTATCCCATCATCCAGGACTGCGCCCGGGCCTTCGCCGTCGTGCACATTGGGCCCGCCGCCATCGATCGCCGCGGCATCCAGCACGCCAACGTCTCCGGGATGCGGCGCGCCGTCGCGCTGCTCGACGTGCGGCCGGGCTACGTGCTCACCGATGCCCTGAAGGTGCCCGGCATGCCCTGCCCGCAGCTGCCGATGACCGGCGGCGACGCGGCGGCTCGGTGCATCGCGGCAGCGAGCGTGCTGGCCAAGGTCTCCCGGGACCGGCTGATGGCCGAACTCGACGAGCACTACCCGGGCTATGGCCTGGCCGGGCACAAGGGGTACGGGACGGCGGCGCACACGCGCGCCATCGAAGAGCTGGGGGTGAACCCGCAGCACCGCTTGAGCTATGCGAACGTCGCCGCCGCACAGCGAAAATACCTGGGCGCGCCTTGA
- the lepB gene encoding signal peptidase I → MALAVVATVVLLSLIQAFIGRLYVVPSGSMEPTFHGCAGCENDRIAVERVSYYFQEPQPGDVIVFASMPSWDGEFTVERSNNVLVRGLQNLFSLVGLVPNADNILTKRVIATGGQTVSCQAGDSAVMVDGRPTDQSFVLSPQVNEINPLTGSEACGGDYFGPVTVPEDSLWVMGDSRTNSLDSRAHLGDNRQGTIPVDNVRGKVRAVVLPLGRVGIVEHPDILG, encoded by the coding sequence ATGGCCCTGGCCGTCGTGGCGACCGTGGTGCTGCTGAGCTTGATCCAGGCCTTCATCGGCCGGCTCTACGTGGTCCCGTCCGGCTCGATGGAGCCGACATTCCACGGCTGCGCCGGCTGTGAGAACGACCGCATCGCGGTGGAGCGGGTCTCCTATTATTTCCAGGAACCGCAGCCCGGCGACGTCATCGTCTTTGCGTCCATGCCCTCCTGGGACGGCGAGTTCACCGTGGAGCGCTCGAACAACGTGCTGGTGCGCGGCCTGCAGAACCTGTTCTCCCTGGTCGGGCTGGTACCCAACGCGGACAACATCCTGACCAAGCGCGTTATCGCCACCGGCGGGCAGACCGTGTCCTGCCAGGCCGGCGACTCGGCCGTGATGGTGGACGGGCGGCCGACGGATCAGTCCTTCGTGCTGAGCCCGCAGGTCAACGAGATCAACCCGCTGACCGGCTCGGAGGCCTGCGGCGGGGACTACTTCGGGCCGGTGACCGTGCCGGAGGACAGCCTGTGGGTGATGGGGGATTCGCGGACGAATTCGCTTGACTCTCGCGCCCACCTGGGCGATAACCGGCAGGGGACCATCCCGGTCGACAACGTCCGCGGCAAGGTGCGCGCGGTGGTCCTGCCGCTGGGGCGCGTCGGCATCGTCGAGCACCCGGACATCCTGGGGTAG
- the lepB gene encoding signal peptidase I, which translates to MNYDKTASTPTPDEPEQSSAQPVEQEKKQLPWLVETALIVVGVLLVVGVVQTFIGRQYVIPSASMEPTLHGCEGCTNDRIFTEKISYYGDNHPEPGDVIVFEGTDSWNINYQSPRSDNSVIAAIQEALSFVSLAPPDENTLVKRVIATGGQTVSCQAGDPSVMVDGKPVNQDYVMDPQTYPVDENSGSEACGGPYFGPVTVPEGNYFMMGDNRTNSADSRYHLDDPYHGTIPDENVRGKVAFVFFPFDRLGGVDDPDIQQ; encoded by the coding sequence GTGAATTACGACAAAACAGCATCAACCCCGACCCCGGATGAGCCCGAGCAGTCCTCGGCGCAACCGGTGGAGCAGGAAAAGAAGCAGCTGCCATGGCTGGTGGAAACGGCTCTGATTGTCGTGGGCGTGTTGCTGGTTGTCGGCGTCGTGCAGACCTTCATTGGCCGCCAGTACGTCATCCCGTCGGCGTCCATGGAACCGACCCTGCACGGCTGCGAGGGGTGCACCAACGACCGCATTTTCACCGAGAAGATCAGCTACTACGGCGACAACCACCCTGAGCCCGGCGACGTCATCGTCTTCGAGGGCACCGACTCCTGGAACATCAACTACCAGTCGCCGCGCTCGGACAACTCGGTCATCGCGGCCATCCAGGAGGCGCTGAGCTTCGTCTCCCTCGCCCCGCCGGACGAGAACACCCTGGTCAAGCGCGTCATCGCGACCGGCGGGCAGACCGTGTCCTGCCAGGCCGGCGACCCGTCCGTCATGGTGGACGGCAAGCCCGTCAACCAGGATTACGTGATGGATCCGCAGACCTACCCGGTCGACGAGAACTCCGGCTCCGAGGCCTGCGGAGGTCCGTATTTTGGCCCGGTGACCGTGCCGGAGGGCAACTACTTCATGATGGGTGATAACCGCACCAACTCGGCGGATTCGCGCTATCACCTCGACGACCCCTACCACGGCACCATCCCGGACGAGAACGTGCGTGGCAAGGTGGCCTTTGTCTTCTTCCCGTTCGACCGGCTCGGCGGTGTCGATGACCCGGACATCCAGCAGTAA
- the rplS gene encoding 50S ribosomal protein L19: MSNIIDKIDAAQMRDDIPAFRPGDTLEVDVKVIEGSTERTQLFKGVCIRRQGSGIRETFTVRKVSFGIGVERTFPVHSPNLASIKVSRRGRVRRAKLYYLRDLRGKKARIKERR, encoded by the coding sequence ATGAGCAACATCATCGACAAGATCGATGCCGCGCAGATGCGCGACGACATCCCGGCCTTCCGCCCGGGCGACACCCTCGAGGTTGACGTCAAGGTCATCGAGGGTAGCACCGAGCGTACCCAGCTGTTCAAGGGCGTCTGCATCCGTCGCCAGGGCTCCGGCATCCGCGAGACCTTCACCGTCCGCAAGGTCTCCTTCGGCATTGGTGTCGAGCGTACCTTCCCGGTGCACTCCCCGAATCTGGCCTCCATCAAGGTCTCCCGCCGTGGCCGCGTCCGCCGCGCCAAGCTGTACTACCTGCGCGACCTGCGCGGTAAGAAGGCCCGCATCAAGGAGCGCCGCTAG